GTTCCGCCTGCAGGACGCACCGGTGGGAGTGCGCGGAAGTGAGGGGCGCACGGCCGGCCCCGGCCAAGCCGTGACGTAGGGGCGGCGCGGCCGATGTCAACCCTGGGACGCCGCGCGAGACCAGTCCGGGGCCGTCCCGGTCACCCGGCACAGGGCCAGGTAGAGCGGGATCGGCGGGGTGTACGGGACCGTGCCCTCCGGGCGGTGGATGAGCCGGGCGGCGCCGGTGACCAGGGCGCCGGGGGCGTAGTGGGCCGGGGACGGCCAGGGCAGGGCATAGTCGGAGTCCGAGGGGACGATCCACCACCAGCGGGCGCCGTCGGCGTACACACAGCCCAGCCGGGGCAGCCGAGGCACGACGAGCGGGCCGAGCCGGTCCGGCACCGCGACGGCGTCACAGCCGAGCGGCGCGGTCATGCCTTCCGGCACCGTGAGCCTTTGGGGCGCGTCCGGGGCCGACCTGCGCCGCTGCAGCCGCACCAGGGTGTCCAGCCCGAGGGACCGCTCGGAGGCCTGCCCGACGACACCGGCACCGGGTCGACCCGGGTCGAGGATCCTGCCGGTGACGTCCTGCCGGCGGGAGCCGCTGTCGGAGTCATGGCCTCGGGGGTCGTAGCCGCGACGGCCATGGCCGCCGGTCACGGACGCTCCCCGGCGCGCTGCTGCTCGTGGCGGTGATCGCCGGTCTGAACCCCACCGCGATGCTGGTCGGGGATCCGGTATTGCTCCGGCCAGTGCTCTCGGGCCCCATGCTGGTCGGGGATCCGGTGCTGCTCCGGCCGGTGCTCTCCGGCCCCATGCTGGTCGGTGACCCTGCGTTCCCCTGTGCGGTGCCGGTCGGCGCCTTGGTGCGGAGGCTGGTGCGGCGGGCGGTCCAGGAGCCGGTGCGGATGGGGCTCCGGTGTTCCACGGCGGGGCTTGTGCTCGGGATGGCGAGGGCTGAGGAGCCCGGCGGCGTCCTGCCGGCCCTCCGGAGAGTCGTCCTCGTCGGAGTCGTCCGGGCGGTCCGGCTTGGGGCGGGCGCCCCAGCCCAGGTCGTCCCGCGGAGCGGCGGTGTCGTCGGCCGTGTCCGTCCGGCGTGCCAGCTCGGCCCAGACCAGCAGCCCGGGGCCGTGTTCCTGGGCGCCCCAGGACAGACACAGAGCGTCGACGAGAAGCAGTCCCCTCCCGTGCTCCTCCTCAGGGCGCTGCGGGGAGGAGTGGGGTTCGCCCGGGGCGCAGCCCTCGTCATGTACGGCTATGCGCACGGTGTCGGCCCGGTCGTGCAGCTCGCACACCACACGGCTGCTCGCGGTGTGCACGATCGCGTTCGTGACCAGCTCGGACAGGACCAGGGCCGCGCTGTCGCAGGTGTCCGCGCACACCGACCAGCCGGTCAGCCAGGCGTGCGCGAGGCGTCTGGCCTGGGCGACGGAACCCGGATGCGCGGCCAGCTCGAAGCGGAACCGGCGCTCGGCAGCGCCCCCGCCGGAGGCTGCTCCCTGCCCCGCTCTCGAACCGGCTCCCGCGGGGATACCGCCACCGGCGCCACGACCGGACCGGTCTGCGGCGGCGTCTGTTCCTAAGGGCGCGGACGGAATCACGGTTGCCACTATCTCCCCGTCGTGAACACTTGGCAAGTGTCACTCTGAAAATTGCAGAGTGCTGTATGACTCGGTCAGGGGCCGTGGCACACTGCTCGCAACAGCACGTCGCGCGGCGCCAATTGGGAGCACCGGAGACCGTCCAGGTCTTCGAATGCATCTTCGAATGGCGCCGCAGGCCTGTCAGGGAACGTCTGCCGGGAACCGTCGGGCATCGGGCAGAGACAGAAGCAGATGGAGAGACACAGAGGCAGCCGGTGGAGGTGAGAGCGTGAGCGAGCCGCGGTCCGCGCCGACGGTCGGGCAAGTCGTCCTCGGGCGACGCCTGTCGGACCTCCGGGAACGTGCCGGGCTGAAACGCGAGGAAGCCGCCCGTGTGCTGCGCGTCGCGCCCGCCACCGTCCGCCGGATGGAGATGGCCGAGGTCGCCCTCAAGATCCCGTACCTGCAACTGCTGCTGAAGGCCTACGGCGTACCCGACGACGAGGCCGAACTCTTCGTCCAGCTCGCCGAGGAGGCCAACAAGCCCGGCTGGTGGCAGCGTTTCCACGACATCCTCCCCGGCTGGTTCTCGATGTACGTCAGCCTCGAGGGCGCGGCCAGCCTGATCCGCTCCTACGAGCCGCACTTCGTCCCCGGCCTGCTCCAGACCGAGGACTACGCACGCGGTGTGCTCAAGTCAGGCGCCGTCGGCCAGACCAGCCCCGAGGACATCGAGCGGCACGTCGCCCTGCGCATGCAACGCCAGGAACTGCTCACCCGTCCCGACGCCCCCCGCTTCTGGGCGGTGATGGACGAGACCGCCCTGCGGCGCCCGGTCGGATCACCGGAGGTGATGCGGGCGCAGATCGACAAGTTGCTCGAGGTCACGAAGCTGCCCCAGGTGACCCTCCAGGTCGTCCCGTTCGAGAGCGGGCCGCACCCGGGGACGTACGGGCCCTTCGTGCTGTTCCGATTCGCCATGCCGGAGCTTCCGGACATGGTCTACAGCGAGTACCTGACCGGCGCCGTCTACCTGGACGCGCGCGCCGAGGTGGCGACCCATCTCGAGGTCATGGACCGCATGGCGGCACAGGCCGCTACGGCACAACGCACGAAGGAGATCCTCCGGGATCTCCGCAAGGAGCTGTGAATGGATCGCATCACGCCGCGCGCACACGTGTACAACGGCATG
This genomic interval from Streptomyces sp. NBC_00557 contains the following:
- a CDS encoding helix-turn-helix domain-containing protein, giving the protein MSEPRSAPTVGQVVLGRRLSDLRERAGLKREEAARVLRVAPATVRRMEMAEVALKIPYLQLLLKAYGVPDDEAELFVQLAEEANKPGWWQRFHDILPGWFSMYVSLEGAASLIRSYEPHFVPGLLQTEDYARGVLKSGAVGQTSPEDIERHVALRMQRQELLTRPDAPRFWAVMDETALRRPVGSPEVMRAQIDKLLEVTKLPQVTLQVVPFESGPHPGTYGPFVLFRFAMPELPDMVYSEYLTGAVYLDARAEVATHLEVMDRMAAQAATAQRTKEILRDLRKEL
- a CDS encoding ATP-binding protein; this translates as MIPSAPLGTDAAADRSGRGAGGGIPAGAGSRAGQGAASGGGAAERRFRFELAAHPGSVAQARRLAHAWLTGWSVCADTCDSAALVLSELVTNAIVHTASSRVVCELHDRADTVRIAVHDEGCAPGEPHSSPQRPEEEHGRGLLLVDALCLSWGAQEHGPGLLVWAELARRTDTADDTAAPRDDLGWGARPKPDRPDDSDEDDSPEGRQDAAGLLSPRHPEHKPRRGTPEPHPHRLLDRPPHQPPHQGADRHRTGERRVTDQHGAGEHRPEQHRIPDQHGAREHWPEQYRIPDQHRGGVQTGDHRHEQQRAGERP